The stretch of DNA ttcctttctcttttttcatcTTCTAGTATTCatggtggtttaattagaaccGGGTAATGTGAACGGCTCAACAAAAAGCTTTACGTGTTGGCTGCATGAAACCCTTTTAAAAAGTCACAGAAAGATGATTCTCCTTGTGCTTTGCAGGACCCAAAGACGCACAACAATCAACAGACGTCTGCATCGGGTCAGAGCGGGGAGAACGGTACTTTGAGGTCAGTCCAGTCTGTAGATGGATCCAGGTCAATGGGACTGCACGGCGTGACCAAAGTAAGTTCCCGGAAATCATTATTGGGCAGCGGAATCTGTAGTGCTCGTGTTCTCTAATAGTAAAAGGGATGAGCGCCGTGCTAATCTCGCCTATTTAATGCCTATCTTCCAGCCGAAACTAGCAAGGGAGCATTTAGCCCTGGCCTTGAGTCAAGGCTTAAGTGCAGAGATCCAGCTGAGCAGAGATTCCTTGCACTGCTCCAGTGGGTACAGCACACAGACCACCACCCCCTCCTGCTCCGACGACACCATCCCCTCGCACGGTAAGAGGTCTTTAATGTCACAATGAACTGACCTGGAAGCGTGTGTATACAGGTATATGTTCTAAACGTGTCGCAAGCTCCTTCCTTCTCTCTCAACCAATTTATGTGCGTTCTTTCCGCAGCCTTAAAGAAGGACCCCTCTCTTTTTGGTAAGAATCTGCATTTTTAGTGGGTTGACCTGGACTCGTGCAGTCGTGCTTCTTTTAGCAATGTTTTAGACTGATGTGCGTTCCAggaaggggtctattcactaaagtttaGCTAGGAGACCTCCAAGTGCATCTTCAGATAATTACCAAGCAGCGTGGCGATTGACTTTTTGCAGCCTCTCTCGGCATCTAGGACCTCATTCAGAGAAGAGTCCAGAACCGTTCCAAGCCGGGCTCAGAATCAACCGCCACGTGCTGCTCACTGAAATCGCGACGTCGGCAAAACAAGACgtcaataaaacaaacaaaacgtcaataaaacaaacaaagcgTCAATAAGCCAACGAATACGAATTCAAAGCAAATTCAAAGCTTACCTATCCAAGTAACCATAACTCGGGATTTAGTGAATGGACCTCTCGATATCGTGACGTCATTTGAGACGAAATGTCCCATATTATCGCAAATCGATTGGGCTTTTGCTTTTTCCGCTCTTTTCCTTGCGATTTGCTTAGCTGCTAAGCCTTCCCTTGGGATTTAACAGCTGTTTCCGTTGTGGTGGTCCGTTTGTCGATCCTTACCTTGTGTCAAGTTACTCCTCATCTGTATCCGGTCTCCCCCCAACCCCCTCAGTTTtaatgccccttttgccctcTTGCTTTTGTTGTATCTCTTTTGGGATTGATTTTGGGTGAGCTGTGAAATCTGTGGTGTGCGGGGGGAGCGGGGCGGTGGTtgccgggggggggcacattaCTTCGATACCGTAGGCCGCCTTGAAATATACCTGCTTTTATTTGGGCGCATGAAAGGGATTTGTTTGGGGGGCAGCGTCCGGATCATGATGTTTGCGTGTTAAATCAGCGTTGCTTGCTTTTTGGGTGTAGCGTACATGTATGCCTGCTTGGGTGAATGTACATGGACCTTAGGAGCCAGCATTATTTAATTGTGGCAAGGATGACCTGTTAGGGGCTATCCGGCTCCTGTCTGTGGCTTCAGGAGTAaggaataatacattaaatcacATCTGCTTATAGAGCGCTAGCGAGTTCTGTAATGCTACTACAACAGgagaaaatgaacaataacagtAAAAGTGACATTAATACACAATAAGGCGTAACGGCCACGAGGAGGaaagggtcctgctcttgcTGGCTTGTAAAAACATGTATATCCGCAAGCGACGCGATACTCAGCACTGTTACCGGATGACTCCTCGGTTTCTCTGATATTCTTGATATTAGGATTAATGTTGTCCGTTGTCGGTGGCTTTTGACCTGTGTTGTGACTCCTGTGTTGTGTTGATTTGCCTGCTTGTGTTGTGTGTTTCCCTGCCGCAAGACTCGTCCTCAGTTTCTCtgaatgttttctctttttatagACAGAAAGCGTCTCCCAACCTCTTTGAGAGAGCGATCTCAGTGTGCTTGCAGTGAGTTCTCAGCTGTCTGTATAAAGATTGCCAATGGCAGGCGTATGATGGAAAGACTCCTACTGGGACTTCAACCTTTACTTTTGTCTCCAGCGTTAATGCCCCGCACATAAACACTCCGGTTTCAGACGCGTCCGAAGCCCGTACACTTTCCCCcagaatatatgatatataaatatatataatccctTTCATTTCCTGTTCTTTGCATATGCTTAGTAAATTGTTTTTCATCAATGAGGAAGATGAGGAATCCAATCCAATGTCATTGTCCGGCCCAGGGGGGTTTTTTTGGGCAGTGGCTGCCAGTAGAAAACTAAAGAAGCAAAGAATGTTTAATGATTCTGAAACAAACGGGGGGTTTGAGTTAATTCTGTGCCAGAGTTTCTAGTCGGTATATCGTTACCTCGTACGTTTAGTTTCTCTAAAGACAAAGTTCACTGCTCTGATTACTGCGCTTGCCGAATCCCTTATTGCCAGATGTCCGCCTATAGACTAGGCTGCCATTAATGTATCCGACAGATCCTCGGCGTCCTTTTACTCGTCTCCCTATTGTATCCCATCTCTACTCTCCGCTTTCCCCGGTCCGTGGATGGTCTGTGGATGTTTACGGAATCGGAATCACGTTTTCTGCTTGTAACGCGTCTAATTTCTCTCAGTTGCAGACTATGATTACATCTCTCTCCACGGGGAACAAGAAGAGCCGGAACAACTTGAATTTGACAAATCGTCCACCATCCCAAGGAACAGCGACATCAGCCAGAATTATAGAAGAATGTTTCAGGCCAAGAGACCGGCTTCAACCGTGAGCCTTCTCGCTGACCCCGACCCGATCGTCCGGTCACCAAACGTGGCCACCATCAAGAGGAAGCCCTCCAACAAGCCGACGATGCGCAGGGGTACCATCAGCGGGGTTCCCATTCCCATAAGAACTCCTGTGGTGCCCATGAAAGCTCCCAACTTTCCTGAAGTTCCCACAAGTCCCTATGGCGAGAGGACGAACAGCGAAGAGTTTGCCTATTTCCAAGACGCCCGATCAGATCTTTCCCAATACAAGCAAGGGCTGTGCACCTCCGCTCAAAGTCTTAATGCCATACAAACAACCTATTGTGCCTTCATACCCAAGCAATCGTACGCATACTCTCAAAGCATCAACCCGCTGCCAACCAGTCCGCAGAAAACCTATCAAAGGAATGTTAGCACCGCCGATAGCAGGGCGCCCTCGCACTCCGCTGCCCCCAACGCTGTTCACGTTACGGACAGTCTAGAAAACAACATAACCGCTGGGGGAGCCGAACCCATCCTGGCTCAGGAGGACATGCTGACGATGATCAAACGCGGGGTTAAACTTAGGAAGACGGTGAGCAATGATAGATCAGCACCCCAACTGAATTGAGGCACTTTGCGTGAATAGCTTCATGCGcagcatttgcctttttttattattattattactttaaagACTTGATAAACTCCTGAATTCCCATCGTCTGCTGTCGTTGGTTCGTTTCGATCGATGACTTAGTGCTAAGCTCGCCCCGTTTCTGAGTGTCCTTACATTCTGTTACCGCATTAAACCTAGACTGTATGTTTTAGTTGTTTAAACCGTGTGCTGTTTATTTTTGCAGAGTTGTAGTGTTTCTGGTTAACGTTTTTTCCAAGCTTTGCTTTCCATATCTTCGTTATTCACGTTCAACGCAGGTCGAGGCTGAAATAACAAAGTGCCTTGGCCCAAAAGCAGCCGTCTTGACGCTACTCTCTCagttttaaatgttaatattttaagtgctatttttttttacagtggcaTCAGAAATTAAGAGGTTTCgattaaataaaatttttatgACGATAGGTAAACGATGTACATACTACTTAAACGGGGGGCGTTCAGCGTTCACATAATTCAACATCAAGTAACAAAACAGGGTGCTTTGTAAGctcaattaaatagaaatgcTCGTTTGATGTGAGTACATCTGTGTATACCCACACGTAATtcaatgaaaatgtgttttcatgcTGTATGTACTAAAAAcagatgtatagatcaatacTAAGTTATTGAGATAAGCACCATTTTACTAGACTATATTGATCAAATATCAATATTATTTTAGCTACTTGACGTGCTAAATAAATTCATCTAATGGTTTCATTTAAGCCCTTTGTTCAGTTTTTAGTTACTCGTAGAAAGAAAAACACTGCCATGCCGTCTTTGCAAGTGTATGGGTCAAAACACGGAGCCctcttcccctttttttttacttccctgATGTCATCCAGAACGATAAATGATGAGGCTGCCGTACATCGCGTGACTGCTCTCCCGCTTCGCAttcaattttatttagaaatgaaaaaattattaaaataaatgtattaaaaaaaaaaaaaaaacgtaaaagctTCACTGgattccgtagcgctattaCTATACGGGGTGCAATTACATTAAAATTGGCAATCCACAATCTGACAATGAGTTTAAGACGCATTATAATACCCCCGGCccccgtgagcttacaatctgtaaTTTTGGGTAGCGCCAGGATGTGAACTCGCTATAAgaatatattcataaaaataaaagttgcacTAAATGTACACCAGCACAGCTCCTTAGATAACGTTTTTAATTAAATCTATaaattgctttttgttttaataaggaAGTAAACGTTGGACGTGCTTCGTGTACCGCATGGGTTAGATGAAGAGATCGGACGCTTCTTTGGGGAGAATGTACTTTGTATCGGGCTTCTATCAGTGTTCGCAGATACAGTCTCTGAACGATAAAATGACGACGCGGTTTGTTTAATGTCAACCTAAATATGTTATTTGGGTTTCGCCATCGTCGTTATTCCTAATAGATATCTTCATCTATAAATTCCGGGAcgtaaagtaaataaatgtttgtttaaagGTGTAATAAGTAAATATAACAGATGTTTTCTAGTTTATGGGTGTATCTTTTATCGGTGTCTGCGTCATCTCCATTCAAATAACGGTGCTTCTCGGCAGTATGGGAAGCACCAGGTTCCACCCTTTAGGGAAAAGCATCTTCTGAAGGTAAATGTTCTGAGACCTAAAAGATGGACAATCTTAATGTTAAAATCACTCCGTATTATCCGATTCCAGATCGTTTGTAAACACTTGACTAATGTGACCTTGGAAATAGGATCCATGACCAGTCATTAGATATTGGACTTTTTGGGGATGATCTATACACTATCTGTTGAAAtgtatcttctctctttttcgtTTGTAGGTCAGTTAGAAAAATGTGAAAGAATGTGGAATATGGTATAAAATTGAGGAGTTTGGGTTTTAAAAGTTCTAAAAGTGATTGTTTCTGGGCCTTGCTTGAGTGGCGTGACTCCGACATGCGTAGGACCGGTTTGGAGGCATCTGGATCAATGCCATGATGTTATTATCAGAGTAGCTTTGTACTTCCCAAAGTCTTTATTGACTTAAAAGCCCGTAATAGTCATATAATGGTACAAGTTTGTTTCATTGGGTCGTCGGATTAATGACGTCGATGTGATCCATGCAGTGCATGTCATGTTTCATGGGGTAGACATAATTTGGGTGCCATACCTTTCCATGAGGGTCCATATAtaacttattaaaaactttgGATTTCTGAGATGGCTGGAGGACGATTTAGCAGCACTTCTGGCTCTTGATCTGTTAATAGAATCGTTCTGGATATTTCAGTTTGGATTTTCCGCTTTATAGAATTTGTGTAAATTTACGCAATCACAGATGTTCCAaattggttttggggtttttacTTTCCATCTCAGACTTAACCTCGCTAAAGAGTTCTAGATAGAGTTTAATGGTGAAGGACCACGTACTAGGCTTAGTTTAGCATTAAACCCACATGCTTTATAGGACGGAGCCTTTGAGTGGAAAACTGCAGGATATTTTATAAGACCAAGCGGATAAATTGTTCCCAAACTATCCGTGTGATGATGGCCACTAAAGACGTTGACCTTTTTGGCAACTTCACTGCTCTGGTCCAGGCCGTTGGGTTGAGGGCACGCTTTGGAAAGTGCGAAATCTTTTGAAAAGAAGCTGGGCGAGAGCTGCAGGAGACAATGCATCTGTATGTAAATACATTGTGTCGGATCTCGATCGGGGAAGGGGGTGATTGTTTTTACGCGATCAGTATCTGTATGTAAATACATTGTGTCGGAGAGGATCTCGATCAGGGAAGGGGGTGATTTTGTTTTTACGCGTTCAGTATCTGTATGTGGGTTAACGGTTCAGCGACATGCGCATAGAGTGACTCTGATCTCTATAGGGAGTGACACATGATAGCAAATGGAAGGGCAGAAAATGATGCTGAATATAGATTGTAACTACTTAACCCTATTTTATCTTTGAATCTGTTCCAACTGTGCCCTTTTTGGCCACAGATAGCTTTAATTTGACACCCGGatttatgttttacaataatatCAAACTGGAGAAAGATATACcggtaaaatatatatcataattacATCATCATGCCTTGAAAATCCAAAGCTGTAAGCTTCAAGTTAGAGAAATTCTACTACGCAGTGGAATCTTCACGTCGAATTTGTACGTTAAGGTACGCCGGGGAAACCATTGCCTGTTATAACGGTCTATGTAGGGTCTGAGTGACCTTCAGCAAACTCAAATTCTAGTGAAAGTACCTTAATACGCTGATTGGATTGGGCGATGTTGCAGTAATTCATGGAAAcgttaaatttttttaatttaaactatGATTACCGGTTTTCGTAGTTTTCCAGCCAGCTACCTTTCCCAAAATGTACAAATTCTAATAGAACTCGAGCACAAACCAAAGCCGAATCCAGCTTCGTTTGGTCCCGTTGATTTAAGTTGAGTTTGGTCATCGTAGGGCGGCGTCCGAACACTCGAAACCTTTTACGATTCAGCACATGGCCCGTTCTAGAAAGGGCTCGTCAATGAATCGTACCTCGTATACCCTCTGTCACTTTATATAACGCTTGTATGGGTTCTGATGTCAAGTGGCCTTCTTACATTGCTGTCAAATCAAACCGAATGATGTATCTTGCGTTCCGAATACGTTTTGTTCTAAATCCATGTTTTGTACGCATCGCACACGGGGGAAAGGACCCGGACTTGTTTCATGTTGGGGTTCAGagatatattttgatttaacgattgcattattattctttaagcTTGTGTGTCTATCAGTTAAAAATGCTTTACGAATCTGCAGGAATCCATCTGCTGTAGGTGAAcgctttgtgtatttttggggaTAGGGtaaatcgtaaaaaaaaaacaaaaaaaatggatgtaaAAATACTTTGTCTTGAGTAAAATGATTTTGAacgctttataaataatgtttgaTATTACCACTTTGAATGTTTAGAtatactttttttcattatttggtTGGATTGCCATAAAACACAAGAAACCGATTTTATTTTGTACAAGTTGtacaaagtaaaaattaaaaaaaaatatatatatttttttttctagttataATAACAGGCTCAGCAGGTCTGGGTATCCTGTTTGGATATTTGTCTATATTTTGACTATCATATTCTCAGTTTGCCGAGTCGGACGtgtgatgacatcatttttcaTATCAGTCACATCTGAAACAAATCAAAACGGCAAGCaaacttgataaaaaaaaaaaaaatatatatacatttaatttgaaGTTTTTAACTTTGAATTTGAAGTGTTAACCCCATacaatttccaaaaaaatattcttttagatattattttcaacagaaaaatgtataattatgtgGTCTGTTTATCTTTGCAACTcttaagaggttaataaaaTCCTGAATTATATCTTAccacaaaaaaatttaatacGTTAatctaacatatttattttcagtatgTTATAAATTTTAGTTTCTTTCAAAATATGTTCTTCAATTCTGACAATGGCATTAGGgatctgtttatttattaagaaaatatatttaagatttaCAGGTATTACGGCAAAAATTCTAGaattcagaaaatgtttttccaagcacagggataaatgaaaaaaaaagttattaagcAATGTTTTACCTAGCAGAGTTCTGTGCAAAAAAAGTGTATTCTTGTATACttgaaaaataacaaatttacTATGATTTTAGTGAAAATTCTGtgtagtaaaaaaagaaaaaactgcacacaggcaatttattttagaaaaaatgcCATTTCATGACATCAATATCAAACAGTTGTATTTACTAGTTCAAGATtgttaagtaaataaatgtatatttttgttttaagcaGTGGTGCCccatctttaaattaaaaaaaaaaacaaaaaaatattgggagAAAACTGTCTCTGTTGTTTCATTACGTATCTTGTCGGTAGAAACGTACGGCTTCGTCCACCAAGTTCCAAAACAGGCCGTGTATGTAGCggcaatgtatattttttatatatatatatgggagttGGAGAATCGTTACTGGTTTGTATGAATTTACCTGTTTAAAAAGCTTAAGAGACCGATTGCGGGTAATCCTGCGATCGGCCTCCCCGGGTACAAGTTTGGACGTGGCATGAAAATCAAACTCATTTCATTGTGTGGGTAGAAGACAGAAGTCACGACAGAAGTAGGAGGATTGGAGTAACGTGCAAGACGTTGGGATGCGGTTTGGGTCTGTCATGTAGATGTTACAAATGGGCAAGATACCTGTTGGTTTTATCGTTGGGTTATCTGTAATAAACGTCTCATGATGCTTCCCTGCCAAGGTTGGGTTGTTGAAGTAGCGTGACAATCATCACTCGTCATTTTCAATCTGTGACTTTGAGTGAGACGAAGTTATTGATCTGGGTGTCCTTTTTTACGACTTacgatttaaaataaaaaggtggcACATTTCATTCATATTCTTGGCgacattctttttttcccttcgtTTTAATCACCCCTCAACCACAATGTTATAAATTAAAAGTGAGTTTCCAAGAATAATCTGTAGAATACTCGCTACAGAATGGGACAGAAAAGGAAGGCCTCGTATAATTAAACAGACCAGAAATACcgcacacacaaatataaataaaaaaggacacTATGGTGTGGAGGCAATTTTCTAAATTGCCCCccaaatattataaacaaaaagtTAAACTGCTTATACGcagtttgatgacatcatagcaaTTACGGAAAGTTACCATTTTGAATGTTTACAGTTCCTCGAAAGAATTATCGAGATGTTTGTCTTGGAAAAatactgagagagagagagagagagacatccAAACTACGCCAAGGCTTTGGGGAAAGATGGGCAGAGAGACCGGCGCAGGCACAGACAGGACCTGAGAGCACATCACCCCTTATCTATGAATTTTCTGGTGTGCGACGAGACGTGAACTATGAGTGAAATGCTTTCCGCATTCTACACACACGTAGGGCTGTTGGCCGGAATGAGCGCGCTGATGAATGACGAGGTTGGAGCGGTGCGTAAACGTTTTGCCGCACTCGGCGCACCCGTAGGGTCTCTCTCCCGTGTGAACTCTTTGATGCGTTACCAGATTGGAGCTGATGCTGAACTTTTTCCCACATTCGCCGCAGCTGTACGGCCGTTCTCCCGTGTGGACCCTTTGGTGTGCCACGGCGTTGGAGCTGGTGCTGAAGCTCTTCCCGCACTCGGTGCACACGTATGGTCTGGAGCCCGTGTGGACCCTGAAGTGAGTCATGAGGTTGGACTTCTGGGCGAACATTTTTTGGCACACGGCACACGCATACGGTTTgtcttttaaatgtgtttct from Spea bombifrons isolate aSpeBom1 chromosome 13, aSpeBom1.2.pri, whole genome shotgun sequence encodes:
- the LOC128470930 gene encoding gastrula zinc finger protein XlCGF49.1-like, with the translated sequence MENKSSAASFEHKSHNSVPAGNDEAVPGDGEDESRRRLWEAQVTESHPSLQTPGIKAKRLSYTTVSKDLQESLTCKEETHLKDKPYACAVCQKMFAQKSNLMTHFRVHTGSRPYVCTECGKSFSTSSNAVAHQRVHTGERPYSCGECGKKFSISSNLVTHQRVHTGERPYGCAECGKTFTHRSNLVIHQRAHSGQQPYVCVECGKHFTHSSRLVAHQKIHR
- the LOC128471281 gene encoding protein MTSS 2-like isoform X2, whose amino-acid sequence is MDAGMEKECSALGGLFQTIMNDMKASYPTWEDFINKAIKLQSQLKTTTVVTGSFLDAFQKIADMAINTRGATKEIGSALTRMCMRHRNIESRLKHLTVALSDNLINPLEIKIEEWKKIANQLDKDHAKEYKKARSDIKKKSSDTIKLQKKVKKGKDDARMQLDSVLQDVNDKYLLLEETEKRAVYRALVEERGRFCVFVSFLKPVLDEEIGMLGEITHLQTILEDLTNLTAEPNKLPPLSEQVIHDLKNSDYNFIYQTPPASPSGTLSRKASTNSNYLHGSMRHVPSMDSISSSVEGLHIRPPSALMLETMFQDPKTHNNQQTSASGQSGENGTLRSVQSVDGSRSMGLHGVTKPKLAREHLALALSQGLSAEIQLSRDSLHCSSGYSTQTTTPSCSDDTIPSHALKKDPSLFVADYDYISLHGEQEEPEQLEFDKSSTIPRNSDISQNYRRMFQAKRPASTVSLLADPDPIVRSPNVATIKRKPSNKPTMRRGTISGVPIPIRTPVVPMKAPNFPEVPTSPYGERTNSEEFAYFQDARSDLSQYKQGLCTSAQSLNAIQTTYCAFIPKQSYAYSQSINPLPTSPQKTYQRNVSTADSRAPSHSAAPNAVHVTDSLENNITAGGAEPILAQEDMLTMIKRGVKLRKTVSNDRSAPQLN
- the LOC128471281 gene encoding protein MTSS 2-like isoform X1, translating into MDAGMEKECSALGGLFQTIMNDMKASYPTWEDFINKAIKLQSQLKTTTVVTGSFLDAFQKIADMAINTRGATKEIGSALTRMCMRHRNIESRLKHLTVALSDNLINPLEIKIEEWKKIANQLDKDHAKEYKKARSDIKKKSSDTIKLQKKVKKGKDDARMQLDSVLQDVNDKYLLLEETEKRAVYRALVEERGRFCVFVSFLKPVLDEEIGMLGEITHLQTILEDLTNLTAEPNKLPPLSEQVIHDLKNSDYNFIYQTPPASPSGTLSRKASTNSNYLHGSMRHVPSMDSISSSVEGLHIRPPSALMLETMFQDPKTHNNQQTSASGQSGENGTLRSVQSVDGSRSMGLHGVTKPKLAREHLALALSQGLSAEIQLSRDSLHCSSGYSTQTTTPSCSDDTIPSHALKKDPSLFDRKRLPTSLRERSQCACIADYDYISLHGEQEEPEQLEFDKSSTIPRNSDISQNYRRMFQAKRPASTVSLLADPDPIVRSPNVATIKRKPSNKPTMRRGTISGVPIPIRTPVVPMKAPNFPEVPTSPYGERTNSEEFAYFQDARSDLSQYKQGLCTSAQSLNAIQTTYCAFIPKQSYAYSQSINPLPTSPQKTYQRNVSTADSRAPSHSAAPNAVHVTDSLENNITAGGAEPILAQEDMLTMIKRGVKLRKTVSNDRSAPQLN
- the LOC128471281 gene encoding protein MTSS 2-like isoform X3 — its product is MDAGMEKECSALGGLFQTIMNDMKASYPTWEDFINKAIKLQSQLKTTTVVTGSFLDAFQKIADMAINTRGATKEIGSALTRMCMRHRNIESRLKHLTVALSDNLINPLEIKIEEWKKIANQLDKDHAKEYKKARSDIKKKSSDTIKLQKKVKKGKDDARMQLDSVLQDVNDKYLLLEETEKRAVYRALVEERGRFCVFVSFLKPVLDEEIGMLGEITHLQTILEDLTNLTAEPNKLPPLSEQVIHDLKNSDYNFIYQTPPASPSGTLSRKASTNSNYLHGSMRHVPSMDSISSSVEGLHIRPPSALMLETMFQDPKTHNNQQTSASGQSGENGTLRSVQSVDGSRSMGLHGVTKPKLAREHLALALSQGLSAEIQLSRDSLHCSSGYSTQTTTPSCSDDTIPSHVADYDYISLHGEQEEPEQLEFDKSSTIPRNSDISQNYRRMFQAKRPASTVSLLADPDPIVRSPNVATIKRKPSNKPTMRRGTISGVPIPIRTPVVPMKAPNFPEVPTSPYGERTNSEEFAYFQDARSDLSQYKQGLCTSAQSLNAIQTTYCAFIPKQSYAYSQSINPLPTSPQKTYQRNVSTADSRAPSHSAAPNAVHVTDSLENNITAGGAEPILAQEDMLTMIKRGVKLRKTVSNDRSAPQLN